The Thalassotalea sp. HSM 43 genome window below encodes:
- a CDS encoding 3-isopropylmalate dehydratase large subunit, whose translation MSTPGQTLAQKIIAKASGKAQVTEGEIVTCQLDMVLMHDSSGPRRVKSRLEELGAKVFDPSKVVLVSDHFVPATDPESAEILALTRRWANDNQIAHFYDMQGICHVMLPQQGHLKPGMFLVGGDSHSPTGGAFGTFMVGIGATEMTGALATGEIWIKVPQTIRINFDGELPTGCSAKDIMLFLCKKLGMNNNYKVIEFGGSTIANMSMYERMVLCNMSAELGGKTGIIEADSTTLDWIRNTGQDINDTQLDWKSDPDCQYQAVYDFDATELTPQVAAPHSPENTHPVADIEKVQIHQAYIGACTGAKLSDLHMAANVLKGHKVAPGTRLLIAPASVKTTEMAAKDGTLAILTEAGAIMLPTGCGACAGMGAGAIANGENCISSTSRNFKGRMGSPDSNVYLGSPYTVAASAIAGTIADPRDYL comes from the coding sequence ATGAGCACACCAGGACAAACCCTGGCACAAAAAATCATTGCCAAAGCCAGTGGCAAAGCACAAGTAACTGAAGGTGAAATCGTCACCTGTCAGCTCGACATGGTGCTGATGCACGATTCATCGGGGCCGCGACGGGTAAAGTCGCGTCTTGAAGAGCTAGGTGCCAAGGTTTTTGATCCAAGCAAAGTTGTATTGGTTAGCGACCATTTTGTCCCGGCTACCGATCCAGAAAGTGCTGAGATTCTCGCGTTAACCCGACGTTGGGCAAATGATAATCAGATTGCCCATTTTTATGACATGCAAGGTATCTGTCATGTCATGCTGCCACAACAAGGGCATTTAAAGCCGGGCATGTTTTTAGTTGGCGGTGATTCACATTCGCCAACCGGTGGCGCCTTTGGCACGTTTATGGTGGGTATTGGTGCGACAGAAATGACCGGCGCACTCGCTACAGGTGAAATTTGGATAAAAGTACCGCAAACCATTCGCATAAATTTTGATGGTGAGTTGCCTACAGGTTGCAGCGCAAAAGATATTATGCTGTTTCTTTGTAAAAAATTGGGCATGAACAACAATTATAAAGTGATTGAATTTGGCGGTTCAACCATTGCTAATATGTCTATGTATGAGCGCATGGTGTTGTGCAATATGTCCGCCGAATTAGGTGGTAAAACCGGCATTATCGAAGCAGATAGCACCACTTTAGATTGGATTCGCAATACTGGACAAGACATAAATGACACACAGCTAGACTGGAAATCAGACCCTGATTGTCAATATCAAGCGGTATATGACTTTGATGCCACAGAGCTGACCCCGCAAGTTGCTGCACCCCATAGCCCGGAAAATACTCACCCTGTCGCAGATATTGAAAAAGTACAAATTCATCAGGCTTATATTGGCGCTTGCACCGGCGCAAAATTGTCTGATTTACATATGGCGGCAAACGTTTTAAAAGGCCATAAAGTTGCTCCAGGTACACGATTATTGATTGCCCCAGCATCGGTGAAAACCACTGAAATGGCGGCAAAAGACGGCACCTTGGCCATTCTTACCGAAGCAGGCGCCATCATGCTACCTACCGGCTGTGGCGCCTGTGCCGGTATGGGTGCAGGAGCCATTGCCAATGGCGAGAACTGTATCTCATCAACATCGCGAAATTTTAAAGGTCGCATGGGTTCACCAGATTCAAACGTCTATTTAGGCTCTCCTTACACGGTAGCAGCCAGCGCCATTGCCGGCACCATTGCCGACCCTCGCGATTATCTGTAA
- a CDS encoding DM13 domain-containing protein gives MKTRKIALLAASHLFVAFIGFAIGIYALPILTAPSAPDYQQVSQAAAKAIFETEFDRQRSGSDLFHWGEGKVSINQSSIAFVGELAPGPDYKVYLSPTYVEDEQQFLANKAAMIQVGEVKTFDNFLVNLPAGTAIDDFNTVVVWCESFSEFITSGQYQ, from the coding sequence ATGAAAACGAGAAAAATTGCCCTATTAGCCGCCAGTCATTTGTTTGTTGCCTTTATCGGCTTTGCAATTGGTATATACGCCTTGCCTATCTTAACCGCACCATCGGCACCAGATTATCAACAAGTAAGCCAAGCTGCAGCCAAGGCTATTTTCGAAACAGAGTTTGACCGTCAACGCAGCGGCAGTGACCTTTTTCATTGGGGAGAAGGCAAAGTGAGCATTAATCAAAGCAGCATTGCCTTTGTTGGCGAGCTTGCTCCTGGGCCAGATTACAAAGTCTACTTATCACCAACCTATGTCGAAGACGAACAACAGTTTTTAGCCAATAAAGCGGCAATGATCCAAGTCGGTGAGGTTAAAACCTTTGATAACTTTTTAGTTAACCTGCCGGCAGGAACCGCCATAGATGACTTTAATACCGTGGTCGTGTGGTGCGAATCATTTTCCGAATTTATCACCTCTGGCCAATATCAATAA
- a CDS encoding isocitrate lyase/PEP mutase family protein: MHASKLRKHIDDKRILIAPGGYDALSASLIEQGGFDAMYLSGASIAYTRFGRPDIGLVSMSEVADVISQIRERTDLPMIVDADTGFGNAINVQRTVKLFERNGASGIQLEDQQMPKRCGHLKGKSLVSLQEMVGKIKAAIDARQNPDTLIIARTDAIAVEGFAKAVERAQAYAQAGADMLFIEAPESIEQMHEINRIFKDKVPLLANMVEGGSTPIEKAEDLENMGYSLVIFPGAMVRAYTFMAQEFLASIKTNGNTNMYRDRMLDLAGLNQLLGTNDILKNGQKYQASIEAEAISNK; encoded by the coding sequence GTGCACGCAAGCAAATTAAGAAAACATATTGACGATAAACGCATTCTAATCGCCCCGGGTGGTTATGATGCGCTAAGTGCGTCATTGATTGAGCAAGGTGGTTTTGACGCCATGTATTTATCTGGTGCGTCAATCGCTTACACCCGATTTGGTCGTCCCGATATTGGCCTAGTATCGATGAGCGAAGTAGCGGATGTTATCTCGCAAATTCGCGAACGAACCGATTTGCCAATGATAGTCGATGCCGATACCGGCTTTGGTAATGCCATAAACGTGCAACGCACGGTGAAGTTATTTGAACGCAACGGTGCGTCAGGTATTCAGCTAGAAGATCAGCAAATGCCGAAACGTTGCGGTCATCTTAAGGGTAAAAGCTTGGTATCGTTGCAAGAAATGGTCGGCAAAATTAAAGCGGCCATTGATGCCAGACAAAATCCAGATACTCTGATCATCGCCCGCACTGACGCCATAGCCGTCGAAGGGTTTGCCAAAGCAGTTGAGCGTGCTCAAGCCTACGCCCAAGCCGGTGCCGATATGTTATTTATTGAGGCGCCTGAAAGCATTGAACAAATGCATGAAATTAATCGTATTTTCAAAGATAAGGTGCCTTTGCTAGCGAACATGGTTGAAGGTGGTTCAACGCCGATCGAAAAAGCCGAAGATTTAGAAAATATGGGTTACTCGTTAGTGATTTTCCCAGGCGCAATGGTGCGTGCTTATACCTTTATGGCGCAGGAATTTTTGGCCTCAATTAAAACCAACGGCAATACCAATATGTATCGCGATAGAATGCTCGATTTAGCCGGTTTAAATCAATTGCTCGGTACCAATGACATTCTAAAAAATGGTCAAAAGTATCAAGCGAGCATCGAAGCCGAAGCGATCAGTAACAAGTAA
- a CDS encoding aldehyde dehydrogenase family protein, which translates to MTLLSIRNPRTGQLDFQLHCMDAAQVADVAATLKQQQSRWFTIGLDKRIAELRMFAEALAQQKQAIITELCQDTGRYQESVLELDVTISAIERWCQQAPQLLNINATTAGQIPFLQISQGYLPYPLVGVISPWNFPLLLSLVDAIPALLAGSAVILKPSEVTSRFSQPLAKALQQCQQLSQVFRIVTGDGKTGAAVCDVADTICFTGSVKTGRLVAEHCAKRFIPAFLELGGKDPAIVCDDANIETAAKAICWGSMVNAGQSCMSIERAYVHADIYDAFVQRLSQLTAGLQHNYPDIKQGQIGPIIAASQVELVKHQLSDAIAKGANCITGGEVVNLGGGDYCQPTILTNVTMDMDILTKETFAATLAVVKVASNDQAIALANDSDYGLSAAVFSQDSAKAQAIAEQLQAGAISINDASLTALVHEAEKQSFKLSGLGGSRMGAESIRRFIRKKAYIENTGVASPWWF; encoded by the coding sequence ATGACGCTGCTTTCTATTCGCAACCCAAGAACCGGACAGCTGGATTTTCAACTGCACTGCATGGACGCTGCGCAAGTCGCCGACGTTGCAGCAACCCTAAAACAACAGCAGTCGCGCTGGTTTACTATCGGTCTTGATAAACGTATTGCCGAGCTGCGCATGTTTGCCGAGGCTCTGGCACAGCAAAAACAGGCGATCATTACTGAGCTTTGCCAAGATACCGGTCGTTATCAAGAGTCGGTTCTAGAATTAGATGTCACCATCAGTGCTATTGAAAGGTGGTGTCAACAAGCGCCTCAGTTGTTGAATATAAACGCCACTACAGCCGGGCAAATTCCATTTTTACAGATATCCCAAGGCTATTTACCCTATCCATTGGTTGGCGTGATTAGCCCTTGGAACTTTCCGTTATTACTGTCTTTGGTTGATGCCATTCCCGCCTTGTTAGCTGGCAGTGCGGTTATATTAAAACCAAGCGAAGTGACGTCGCGATTCAGTCAACCGTTAGCCAAGGCATTGCAACAATGTCAGCAGCTAAGCCAAGTGTTTCGCATTGTCACCGGCGATGGCAAAACTGGCGCAGCAGTGTGCGATGTCGCCGACACCATTTGCTTTACGGGCAGTGTCAAAACCGGGCGCTTGGTCGCCGAGCACTGCGCCAAACGTTTTATTCCGGCGTTTCTCGAACTTGGCGGCAAAGACCCTGCGATTGTCTGCGATGATGCCAATATTGAAACCGCCGCAAAAGCGATTTGTTGGGGCTCTATGGTCAATGCCGGGCAAAGCTGTATGTCGATTGAGCGAGCTTATGTGCATGCGGATATATATGATGCCTTTGTGCAGCGACTATCGCAGTTAACCGCTGGTTTGCAACATAATTACCCAGATATCAAGCAAGGTCAGATAGGTCCGATTATCGCCGCAAGTCAGGTTGAATTGGTTAAGCATCAACTATCTGATGCTATCGCCAAAGGTGCCAACTGCATTACCGGCGGCGAAGTGGTAAACCTCGGTGGCGGTGATTATTGTCAGCCAACGATTTTGACCAATGTGACCATGGACATGGACATTCTCACTAAGGAGACTTTTGCCGCGACATTAGCGGTGGTGAAAGTTGCTAGTAATGATCAGGCAATAGCCCTAGCCAATGACTCTGATTATGGTTTATCTGCGGCGGTGTTTTCACAAGATAGCGCGAAAGCCCAGGCAATTGCTGAGCAATTACAGGCTGGTGCGATAAGCATTAATGACGCTTCTTTAACGGCGTTGGTACATGAAGCAGAGAAACAATCGTTTAAACTGTCAGGGCTTGGTGGTTCGCGCATGGGGGCGGAATCGATTCGCCGCTTTATACGCAAGAAAGCCTACATTGAAAACACTGGTGTGGCATCGCCTTGGTGGTTTTAA
- a CDS encoding DUF1330 domain-containing protein produces MSAYLIIHAKVTDWPTFSQYTQLVPELVRQFGGEYLVMDSNADLLEKAGFMALEASELGSIVVSKWPDVDAAKTFWHSAQYQQAKQLRQGCGEFNVILTNGL; encoded by the coding sequence ATGAGCGCCTATTTGATTATCCATGCCAAGGTCACTGATTGGCCGACATTTTCTCAATATACTCAGCTGGTTCCTGAATTAGTTCGTCAATTTGGTGGCGAATATCTGGTTATGGATAGTAACGCAGACTTATTAGAGAAGGCCGGTTTTATGGCGCTTGAAGCGAGTGAGTTAGGTTCGATTGTGGTATCAAAATGGCCTGATGTAGATGCCGCAAAAACGTTTTGGCACAGTGCGCAATATCAGCAGGCAAAACAACTACGTCAGGGCTGTGGCGAATTTAACGTCATCCTAACAAACGGTCTTTAA
- a CDS encoding nitrilase-related carbon-nitrogen hydrolase, which produces MTNAYTALALQTRCYAINKLNPDDARQQMHSNIERVGKHVRGSKGFIGPDVKLVVLPEYFMTGFPMGESIAQWQQKGAIAINGAEYDMLGNIASDNQVYLSGNAYEVDPHFADLYFQTSFIITPNGDCALRYRRLVSMFAPTPHDVLDKYLDIYGYQGLYPVLESPLGRLAAVASEEILYPEIARCLAMHGAEVLLHSSSEIGANELTPKDIAKRARAIENLAYVVSSNSAGIEGIDFPAESTDGLSKIVDFKGRVLAEAGFGESMVANAEINIDALRRYRQKPAMANVLARQRNELFAPMYNNSVYPANSMLDDQQQTKSVDRSHFIQTLQSTIAQLKNNDVIKGE; this is translated from the coding sequence ATGACGAATGCGTATACGGCACTGGCACTGCAAACTCGATGCTACGCCATTAATAAACTTAACCCTGATGATGCACGACAACAGATGCATAGCAACATTGAGCGGGTTGGTAAACATGTGCGTGGTAGCAAGGGTTTTATTGGTCCCGACGTTAAATTGGTGGTGTTGCCAGAATACTTTATGACCGGTTTTCCTATGGGAGAAAGCATTGCCCAATGGCAGCAAAAGGGTGCCATCGCCATCAATGGCGCCGAATATGACATGCTGGGCAACATTGCCAGCGACAACCAAGTCTATTTGAGCGGCAATGCCTATGAAGTCGATCCCCATTTTGCGGATTTGTACTTTCAAACCTCGTTTATTATCACCCCCAATGGCGACTGCGCTCTGCGTTATCGTCGTTTGGTGTCGATGTTCGCACCTACGCCTCATGATGTGCTTGATAAGTATTTGGATATTTATGGCTATCAAGGTTTGTATCCGGTATTGGAAAGCCCATTAGGTCGATTGGCGGCGGTTGCGTCGGAAGAAATCCTTTATCCTGAAATTGCCCGTTGTTTGGCAATGCATGGTGCAGAAGTGCTGCTGCACAGCTCGTCGGAAATAGGTGCTAATGAACTGACTCCAAAAGACATCGCCAAACGCGCGCGAGCAATTGAAAATTTAGCCTATGTGGTATCCAGTAATTCCGCGGGTATCGAGGGTATCGATTTTCCCGCTGAGTCCACCGATGGTTTATCAAAAATTGTTGATTTTAAAGGTCGAGTTTTGGCTGAGGCAGGATTTGGTGAGTCAATGGTTGCAAATGCCGAAATCAATATAGACGCTCTGCGACGTTATCGACAAAAACCAGCAATGGCCAATGTACTGGCACGCCAGCGCAATGAGTTGTTCGCGCCTATGTACAACAACTCTGTCTACCCAGCCAATAGCATGCTCGATGATCAGCAACAAACCAAATCGGTCGATCGCAGTCATTTTATACAAACCTTACAATCAACCATCGCACAATTGAAAAATAACGATGTGATCAAGGGCGAATAA
- a CDS encoding flavin monoamine oxidase family protein, giving the protein MQRRQFIKGIAALAASYHLPLYANNPHYPVIIIGAGLSGLNAALQCQQAGIDYLLLEAAKDVGGRIKTLSHLPGKPEVGGLQIGTGYGYTRYLIDQLGLTLQPPMQFERGQALIIDKQLLSVDQWPSHNRNKLHASEKNLHPGRLLSHYLEQHPALDLANWSHVDNAKYDIPLRQYLQQHGASKQAIQLIEHNFNGLSIAEHSTLQLVRNQQSRKLSAPGFSLVKGGNQTLPQAMNKALKTPALTEQQITEIDSQANGYRIKCNNGNQFSCQQLIVTVPFAALRNIAINSTISKQKRHAIDTLNYTPISQVLLKPSQPFWLDDGLPASHWSNSLVERVFALKDNKGQIVNLLCWINGKNALAIDQLDESQCAKLILAEMAMIRPASQGKLQYLARHSWANNPLQGGAYAYFKAGQVHNLRATLGHSEGNVHFAGEHTQPELPGMEAALVSAMHAVDKVKQTLT; this is encoded by the coding sequence ATGCAAAGACGACAATTTATAAAAGGTATCGCCGCTTTAGCTGCAAGCTATCATTTGCCCTTGTATGCAAACAATCCTCATTATCCTGTGATTATCATCGGTGCTGGACTGTCAGGTCTAAATGCCGCGCTACAATGCCAACAAGCAGGCATCGATTACTTGCTACTGGAAGCGGCAAAAGATGTTGGTGGCCGTATAAAGACCTTATCGCATTTACCTGGTAAGCCCGAAGTTGGCGGCCTACAAATAGGCACTGGTTATGGCTACACTCGTTATTTAATCGATCAACTCGGTTTGACATTACAACCACCAATGCAATTTGAGCGTGGCCAGGCACTGATCATTGATAAGCAGCTTCTCAGTGTCGATCAATGGCCATCGCATAACCGCAATAAACTTCATGCGTCAGAAAAGAATTTGCATCCAGGCAGATTACTGAGTCACTACCTTGAGCAACATCCGGCACTTGATTTGGCTAATTGGAGCCATGTTGATAACGCTAAATACGACATCCCATTGCGCCAATATTTGCAACAACATGGCGCATCAAAGCAAGCGATACAACTGATTGAGCACAACTTTAATGGGTTAAGCATTGCCGAACATTCAACGCTGCAATTGGTGCGCAATCAACAAAGCCGCAAACTCAGCGCTCCGGGGTTTTCACTGGTCAAAGGTGGCAACCAAACTTTGCCACAAGCGATGAACAAAGCGCTGAAGACACCGGCATTAACCGAGCAACAGATCACTGAGATAGATAGCCAAGCAAACGGATATCGGATCAAATGCAACAACGGTAATCAATTTAGTTGTCAGCAACTGATTGTTACCGTGCCATTTGCCGCGCTGCGAAACATAGCGATTAACTCGACAATATCCAAGCAAAAGCGTCACGCCATTGATACCCTAAATTACACACCAATCAGCCAAGTTTTGCTAAAACCAAGCCAACCATTTTGGCTAGATGACGGACTGCCGGCCAGCCATTGGAGCAACAGTTTAGTGGAACGCGTATTTGCGCTTAAGGACAACAAAGGCCAAATCGTTAACTTGCTATGTTGGATAAATGGCAAAAATGCACTGGCAATCGATCAATTGGATGAGTCGCAATGCGCTAAATTAATACTCGCTGAAATGGCGATGATCAGACCCGCTAGTCAAGGCAAGTTGCAGTATTTAGCACGTCATTCATGGGCGAATAACCCACTGCAAGGTGGTGCCTATGCCTATTTTAAAGCCGGTCAAGTGCATAACCTGCGCGCTACTTTAGGGCACAGTGAAGGCAATGTGCATTTTGCTGGTGAGCATACCCAACCAGAATTGCCGGGCATGGAAGCGGCATTGGTATCTGCCATGCACGCAGTGGATAAAGTTAAACAGACCTTAACCTAA
- a CDS encoding 3-isopropylmalate dehydratase, with product MNNELTGHAWVYGDNIDTDLLAPGAYMKAPLSELAAHCLEAIDADFASQVKAGDVVIGGDAFGIGSSREQAAQALVELGVSAVVAKSFARIFYRNALNLGLPVLFCPELANIEKGQQVSVDPVQGLVKNLTTGESFQCEPIPAELMVIVNAGGLMPYLKNKFAQQKNSDSETQESES from the coding sequence ATGAATAATGAATTAACAGGACACGCTTGGGTTTACGGCGACAATATTGATACCGATTTGTTAGCTCCAGGTGCCTATATGAAAGCGCCACTCAGTGAACTGGCCGCGCATTGCCTCGAAGCCATTGACGCCGACTTTGCCAGTCAGGTAAAAGCTGGCGACGTGGTCATCGGCGGTGACGCATTTGGTATTGGTTCCTCTCGAGAGCAAGCCGCACAAGCCTTAGTTGAATTAGGTGTATCGGCGGTGGTTGCCAAATCATTTGCCCGTATTTTTTACCGCAATGCCCTGAACCTAGGGTTGCCTGTACTGTTTTGCCCGGAACTGGCGAATATCGAAAAAGGCCAGCAAGTCAGTGTTGATCCAGTGCAGGGCTTAGTGAAAAACCTGACGACCGGTGAATCTTTTCAATGTGAGCCTATCCCGGCAGAGTTGATGGTGATCGTCAATGCTGGTGGCTTAATGCCCTATCTGAAGAACAAATTTGCGCAACAGAAAAACAGCGATAGTGAAACACAAGAATCGGAGAGCTAG
- a CDS encoding PaaI family thioesterase — MSTMLSLKPTDFQQRFVVAGHGDGFSDHIGPFYQYVADDAADNIRALPIDGRHLNPEGVVHGGVILSFMDYVIYRAIGDVVGHDLKFATINLNSNFLAAAKAGDILYGQGRIVRQTKSVIFAEGSIVSNREVMTASGIWKIISV, encoded by the coding sequence ATGTCTACTATGTTGTCGCTAAAGCCCACCGATTTTCAGCAGCGTTTCGTGGTTGCCGGGCACGGCGATGGGTTCTCTGATCATATCGGACCTTTTTATCAATACGTAGCTGATGACGCGGCAGATAATATCCGTGCCTTGCCCATTGATGGTCGTCATCTAAATCCTGAAGGCGTGGTTCATGGTGGGGTTATTTTAAGCTTTATGGACTATGTCATTTATCGCGCTATCGGTGATGTGGTTGGTCACGATCTCAAATTTGCGACAATTAATCTTAACAGCAATTTTCTCGCCGCGGCTAAAGCCGGTGATATTCTCTATGGCCAAGGCAGGATTGTGCGACAAACTAAATCGGTAATATTCGCAGAGGGCAGCATTGTCAGCAACCGAGAGGTGATGACGGCCTCGGGAATCTGGAAAATCATATCGGTATAG
- a CDS encoding enoyl-CoA hydratase/isomerase family protein, translating to MVKLELTQINGHQIANIIIDRADKYNALSQAMWQQLYDYCQQLDNEIKPRVVLIKAAGEKAFCAGADINELTDIITDEQRMQDNNAIVQQAQMALQTLSAPTIALINGVCMGGGMGIALACDFRIAAEHAKFAITPSKLGLLYSIEDTRRVVNTLGMARAKELLYLGKTISAQTALEWGMLTAMVSVDDLLESAQQLAEQLTQVSGYSISGMKQTIAFVADDQHRQQQIRALFDGAFSGADFEEGAQAFLQKRAAKFR from the coding sequence ATGGTCAAACTAGAACTCACCCAGATAAATGGGCATCAGATTGCAAACATCATCATTGATAGGGCTGATAAATATAACGCTCTAAGCCAAGCGATGTGGCAGCAACTGTACGATTACTGCCAACAGCTCGACAATGAAATCAAGCCGCGTGTGGTACTGATTAAAGCGGCCGGTGAAAAGGCTTTTTGTGCTGGTGCGGATATTAATGAATTAACCGATATCATTACTGATGAACAACGCATGCAGGACAACAATGCGATTGTGCAGCAAGCGCAGATGGCACTGCAAACCCTATCAGCACCAACCATTGCCCTGATAAATGGCGTGTGTATGGGCGGCGGCATGGGCATCGCCTTAGCCTGCGATTTCCGCATCGCGGCAGAGCATGCAAAATTTGCCATTACACCGTCCAAACTCGGTCTACTTTATTCCATTGAAGATACCCGCAGAGTCGTCAATACCTTGGGCATGGCACGAGCAAAAGAATTGCTTTATCTAGGCAAAACCATTAGCGCGCAAACCGCATTAGAGTGGGGCATGTTAACCGCAATGGTTAGCGTTGATGATTTACTTGAAAGCGCCCAGCAGCTTGCCGAACAACTGACGCAAGTCAGCGGCTATTCAATCTCTGGTATGAAACAAACCATTGCCTTTGTTGCGGATGACCAACACCGCCAACAACAAATCAGGGCGCTATTTGATGGGGCGTTTTCTGGTGCTGATTTTGAAGAAGGTGCACAAGCCTTTTTACAAAAACGTGCAGCTAAATTTCGTTAA
- a CDS encoding VOC family protein, which produces MSDSNTKSRRQLGPVLGATLTCQDIDKVSQAYIQQLDFTLVEESTVSEQLASFWQAENLVGNRLHILKAANGDAWLRLLEDKNAKANQPLKTHGWMSLETNVGDVDAIAKQLQSDFEVIGAPAYLQVSDAIKAMQVIGPAGEVSYLTQVEREVPPFELPMTKASSGSLFIPVLSTPNREQSLAFYEALHQADQGLKFPTKVTVLNNAWGKPIDHQYDVATLQLAGKTLFEIDQVVDAAPIITNTGGLPSGIAMISIQVNNIEAIADRLKQTITPIDSHYLGRCRGIFATGAAGELIELLAN; this is translated from the coding sequence ATGAGTGATAGCAATACAAAATCCCGCAGACAACTAGGCCCAGTACTGGGCGCGACTTTAACTTGCCAAGATATCGATAAGGTCAGCCAAGCTTATATTCAACAGTTAGATTTTACCCTTGTTGAAGAGTCGACGGTCAGTGAACAATTAGCCAGTTTTTGGCAAGCCGAAAACCTCGTCGGTAATCGCCTGCACATACTCAAAGCGGCTAACGGTGATGCTTGGTTGCGTTTGCTTGAAGATAAAAATGCCAAAGCCAATCAGCCGTTAAAAACCCACGGTTGGATGAGCTTAGAAACCAACGTTGGTGACGTTGACGCCATCGCCAAACAATTACAATCAGACTTTGAGGTGATTGGTGCACCGGCTTATTTACAAGTCAGCGATGCCATCAAAGCAATGCAAGTGATTGGTCCCGCTGGTGAAGTAAGTTATTTGACTCAAGTGGAACGTGAGGTGCCGCCGTTTGAATTACCGATGACCAAAGCCAGCTCTGGCAGTTTATTTATCCCCGTATTGTCGACACCAAATCGAGAACAATCATTGGCTTTTTATGAGGCCTTGCATCAAGCGGATCAAGGGTTAAAGTTCCCCACCAAAGTGACGGTGTTAAACAACGCTTGGGGCAAACCGATAGACCATCAATATGATGTCGCCACGCTGCAACTTGCTGGCAAAACCTTATTTGAAATTGACCAAGTTGTTGATGCTGCTCCTATCATCACTAATACCGGTGGTTTACCCAGTGGTATCGCCATGATCAGCATTCAGGTTAATAACATTGAGGCCATCGCCGATAGGTTAAAACAGACCATAACCCCAATCGATAGCCACTACCTTGGTCGCTGTCGTGGTATTTTTGCTACTGGTGCTGCGGGTGAGTTAATCGAACTGTTGGCCAATTAA